One window of Marinomonas primoryensis genomic DNA carries:
- the cysT gene encoding sulfate/thiosulfate ABC transporter permease CysT → MATQLSVADTRPRHKRVLPGLSLSLGTSLLFISLILLLPMTGLVMQSVDMGWDRYWQVISDERVVASYKVTLWAALIASLFNGFFGLLLAWVLVRYEFPGRRILDALVDLPFALPTAVAGITLATLYAQNGWYGQILESIGIKVAYTPWGIVLAMAFTSIPFVVRTVQPVLEELSPEEEEAGMTLGASDWSVFRRVIFPALWPALMTGIALSFTRSLGEFGAVIFIAGNMPYVSEITSLMIFVSLQEFDFPAASAIASVVLMASLILLFAINIWQARYLRRLHGRS, encoded by the coding sequence ATGGCAACTCAACTTAGCGTGGCTGACACGCGACCTCGTCATAAACGAGTACTTCCCGGTCTGAGTTTAAGCTTAGGGACTTCCCTGCTTTTTATCAGTTTGATTCTGCTCTTACCCATGACTGGTCTGGTTATGCAGTCCGTCGATATGGGCTGGGATCGATACTGGCAAGTCATCAGCGATGAACGTGTTGTCGCCAGTTATAAAGTCACCTTATGGGCCGCGTTGATAGCGTCTCTTTTCAATGGCTTTTTTGGCCTCTTGCTCGCTTGGGTGTTAGTACGCTATGAATTTCCTGGCCGTCGTATTCTAGACGCTTTGGTGGATTTGCCTTTTGCCTTGCCAACCGCCGTTGCCGGTATCACCTTGGCAACCTTGTATGCTCAAAATGGCTGGTACGGACAAATACTTGAAAGCATCGGCATTAAAGTAGCCTACACACCGTGGGGCATTGTACTTGCCATGGCATTCACCAGTATTCCGTTTGTGGTCAGAACCGTTCAACCCGTTTTGGAAGAACTGTCGCCCGAAGAGGAGGAAGCTGGCATGACGCTAGGTGCGTCCGATTGGTCTGTGTTTCGTCGCGTGATTTTTCCGGCTTTGTGGCCAGCGCTTATGACAGGCATTGCCTTGTCATTCACTCGCAGTTTAGGGGAATTTGGCGCGGTCATTTTTATCGCTGGCAACATGCCATACGTCAGTGAGATTACCTCTTTGATGATTTTCGTCAGCTTACAAGAGTTCGACTTCCCTGCGGCCAGCGCCATTGCGTCGGTTGTGTTGATGGCGTCGCTTATCCTCTTGTTCGCCATCAACATCTGGCAAGCGCGTTATTTACGTCGCCTTCACGGACGCAGCTAG
- the cysW gene encoding sulfate ABC transporter permease subunit CysW: protein MSSHQAPGQRHQLRVGDSPWVKGLLIGFTLFLTVILLVVPLIAIFQQAFVEGAAHYFNSLLEADTLHAIGLTLVVAALTVPINLVFGVMLAWSVTRFEFPGRKILMTLMDIPFAVSPVVAGLLYLLLYGNNGWIGSWLYDQDIQLMFAWPGIVMVTVFVTCPFVARELIPLMQQQGREDEEAAVILGASGWQLFRRVTLPNIKWALIYGVILTNARAVGEFGAVSVISGNIRGETNTLPLHVQLQYEDYQAAAAFASASLLAMIALLTLLLKAFIEWRQERSLKIEAEKERQVTQ from the coding sequence ATGTCTTCTCACCAAGCACCCGGACAACGCCACCAGCTCAGAGTCGGGGACAGCCCCTGGGTCAAAGGCCTGTTAATTGGCTTTACCTTATTTTTAACCGTGATATTGCTGGTTGTGCCGCTTATCGCTATTTTCCAGCAAGCCTTTGTGGAAGGCGCCGCGCATTATTTCAATAGTCTGTTGGAAGCCGATACGCTGCACGCCATTGGTTTAACCCTTGTAGTAGCAGCGCTCACCGTGCCAATCAATCTGGTATTCGGCGTCATGTTGGCGTGGTCAGTGACCCGCTTTGAGTTCCCCGGTCGTAAAATTTTAATGACCTTGATGGACATTCCTTTTGCCGTCTCGCCCGTCGTGGCGGGTTTACTGTATCTGTTGCTGTACGGTAACAATGGCTGGATTGGCTCGTGGCTTTATGACCAAGACATCCAGTTAATGTTCGCGTGGCCGGGGATTGTTATGGTCACCGTGTTTGTCACTTGTCCATTTGTGGCGCGTGAATTAATTCCTCTAATGCAACAACAAGGTCGAGAAGACGAAGAAGCGGCGGTCATTTTGGGCGCTTCTGGCTGGCAATTATTCCGCCGCGTCACCTTACCCAATATCAAATGGGCACTGATCTACGGGGTAATTCTGACCAACGCCCGTGCCGTCGGAGAATTCGGCGCGGTGTCCGTGATATCGGGCAATATTCGTGGCGAAACCAACACCTTGCCGCTGCACGTTCAATTGCAATACGAGGATTACCAAGCCGCTGCGGCCTTTGCCAGCGCCTCGCTATTGGCGATGATTGCCTTACTCACACTGCTACTGAAAGCCTTTATCGAATGGCGTCAGGAACGCAGTTTAAAAATTGAAGCAGAAAAAGAAAGACAGGTGACACAATGA